In Peromyscus leucopus breed LL Stock chromosome 16_21, UCI_PerLeu_2.1, whole genome shotgun sequence, a single genomic region encodes these proteins:
- the LOC114686575 gene encoding LOW QUALITY PROTEIN: olfactory receptor 14J1-like (The sequence of the model RefSeq protein was modified relative to this genomic sequence to represent the inferred CDS: deleted 1 base in 1 codon), protein MLVRNVTTMSGFLLMGFSDNHELQILHALLFLVIYVLGSAGNFIIITITTLDPQLQSPMYYFLKHLSLLDLSSLSVTVPQYIENSLAGNGYISYSQCMLQVFFFTDFAWGELAILTVMSYDRYVAICFPLHYEVIMCPRKCRLAVTVVWLSSGISGTLYVATISSIRFCGPKIIHQFFCDVPQLLKLSCSNDYLGVMGVSCFLSAVAFACFVGIVLSYVHIFSTVLRMPSAEGRSKVFSTCLPHLFVVSLFLSTGCYAYLNSTSESPTALDFLFSIFYTVLSPTLNPVIYSLRNESLKGALRKLLLSEEFIGKNPFCSFVSGY, encoded by the exons ATGCTTGTGAGAAATGTAACCACAATGAGTGGATTCCTCCTAATGGGCTTCTCTGACAACCATGAGCTACAGATATTGCATGCTTTGCTCTTCTTGGTGATATACGTATTGGGATCAGCAGGTAActtcatcattatcaccatcaccacactGGACCCGCAGCTCCAATCTCCAATGTATTACTTCCTGAAGCACCTTTCCCTTCTGGACCTCTCATCCCTTTCTGTCACAGTTCCCCAGTATATTGAGAATTCCCTGGCAGGCAATGGATACATTTCATATAGCCAGTGCATGCTGCAGGtttttttcttcacagatttTGCCTGGGGTGAATTGGCCATTCTCACAGTGATGTCGTATGATCGTTATGTGGCCATTTGCTTTCCACTGCACTATGAGGTCATCATGTGTCCCAGAAAGTGTAGGTTGGCTGTGACAGTTGTATGGCTAAGCAGTGGTATCTCAGGAACCTTATATGTAGCAACCATATCCTCTATCAGGTTCTGCGGACCCAAAATAATCCACCAGTTCTTCTGTGATGTCCCCCAGTTGCTCAAGCTCTCCTGCTCTAATGATTACCTTGGAGTGATGGGAGTGTCTTGTTTCCTGTCTGCAGTGGCCTTTGCCTGCTTTGTTGGGATTGTCCTCTCCTATGTCCACATATTCTCCACAGTTCTCAGGATGCCCTCTGCTGAAGGCCGGTCTAAGGTCTTCTCTACCTGCCTGCCCCACCTTTTTGTTGTCTCATTGTTTCTTTCCACAGGCTGCTATGCATATCTAAACTCAACTTCAGAGTCTCCAACTGCTTTAGATTTCTTGTTCTCTATCTTTTACACAGTACTGTCTCCAACACTCAACCCTGTTATCTACAGTCTGAGGAATGAGTCCTTGAAGGGAGCTTTAAGGAAGTTACTGTTAAGTGAAGAATTCATT GGAAAAAatcctttttgttcttttgttagtGGCTACTAA